The region TTCTTTTTCATAAGTTTCTTCTACTTTCTTTTTAAACTCTTTTAAATCAATGCCTAAAGGGTCGAGAATTAATCGAATATTTTTCTGATTTTCTTCTGTAAATCGTTTGCTTTTATCTTCAAGAATTTCGTTGGCAAGATTTTTAAATTGTGCTGTATATTTTTCACCTAAATCTTCAATTTCTTTTTTGATGGTATTATTTTTTTCTTTCAACACATCATTTTCACCGCGCACTTTTAAAATATATTCCTTGAGTTCAGTGTTTTGATTATTCTGTAATTCAAATTTCGATTTAACTTCTGTATAATCAATATCCAATTTATCCAAAGTAGTTTTTACGGACGATAAATTAATTTGTAAATGTTCTTTTTCTTCACTCAATTGTTTTACAACAGTTTCATTAGCATGTAATTGTTTTTTGCTGGTCTGCAATTTTTTCCTGTGCAAATTTTTGTGCTGCCACTACTTGCATGAGCTCATTTTCCAATTTAGCATAAGCATCACGTGCAACCATATTTTTTTCAACCAGCAATTTTCTGATAATCCAGGCAACCAATGCTCCGGCTACTACACCAATTATTAAAAAGAGGATATTTTCCATACCGTAAATTTACTCGACTATAATGATACAAAATCTGTCTGCCACAAAAAAGAAAAGCAACCGGTCCGGTTGCTTTTGTAGCGTGGGGGAGGCTCGAACTCTCGACCTCAGCATTATGAGTGCTGCGCTCTAGCCAGCTGAGCTACCACGCCATTGGGCGGCAAAGATACGCACTTGATTTTTGAAATTAAAATAACTGTGAAAAATTATCTCAGAATAAAGACCCCACGGGCAATTCGCTCAGGGCATAATAATTTTTAGGTCGAATACCTTTATCCGTTTTTTCAAGACTGCAACATTCGTTTAAACTATCGTGTTCGAAAAACAGAAAGTGTTTCTTCTCGCAGGCTTCCTTTAAAAAGGCTTCTTTTTCTTTAATGGTGATCAGCGGTCGCACATCATAACCCATCACATAGGGGAGGGGAATATGGGCCGCGCTAGGCAGTAAATCGGCGCAATACACCACCTTGCTGCCATTATATTTTATAACCGGCAACATCATCGCCTCTGTATGTCCGTATGTCCAGATGGTGCTGAAACCCGGAAATAAATCTTCATGCTCTTCTATAAAATGTAAAACACCATGTTGCTGGAGGGGAATAAAATTTTCCTTTAAAAAAGAGGCTTTTTCCCGGGCATTAGGGTTGTTGGCCCATTCCCAGTGACGTTCGTTCGTCCAATAGCGCGCATTTTCGTATGTAGGAATCAGTTTGCCTTTATCGGTTTTTGTAACAGCTCCTCCGCAATGGTCAAAATGTAAGTGGGTTAAAAACACATCGGTAATATCTGCAGGCACTAAACCCAATTGTTTTAAAGAAGCAGCAATACTGAAATCTCCATGTGGCTCATAATGGCCGAAAAACTTTTCATCCTGTTTATCGCCCATACCACAGTCAATCAGCACAACTTTTCCCTCTGCAATTACCAGCAAACAGCGCATCGCCCAGGTGCACAAATTGTTTTCATCTGCCGGAACCAGTTTATTCCAAATCTTTTTAGGCACAACACCAAACATGGCACCACCGTCCAGTTTAAATAGTCCTGCATTTATCGAATAGAGTTGCATAGGGCTAAAGTAATAATTATTGTGTTATGATTCAACTTTCAACTGAATGATTGATACCAGGGCATCCGTTTATTCCCTTTAACAGCCATGATTACCCCATAGTTGTTTTTGCCGTAAATCCAGCGGCGTTTGATGAGTGTATTGACAAAAAATCCCCACCAGATTAACTTATGAATTCTGCGAAAACGCACTTTAAATCCATAACTCAGTAATAATTGTTTGGTTACCTTAAAATCAGGTTCACCATTAATAAATCGCGATTCATCATAGCGGCCTGTGGTAACAGTGAGTGCAATATTTTCTGCTGTAGATAAAATGTGGTGCATACCTTTTAATGCACTGTATTCAGCACCATTAATGGTAACATTAATATGACCGATTTGCTGAATGGGAATATTATTTTCTGCAACAATATGATCCAGCGTATCCATTTCAACCTGTAATTCAACACCATTATATTTTACAGATGTATCTACCGGAATATTGCGCAACTGATTCCAACTGGCTTTTTTACCAAGTAATAAAGTCATAGTGCCAGGTTCACTGAATACTGCTTTATCAATTAATGTAACCGGAATATTTTTTTTAGATATAATTTCCGCAGCAATAATTTTATTATTCGGATCAGGATCTACACCATAAACCATTCCGTTTTTTCCAACGCGGTTTGCCATTAAAAATAAATCGGATGTAACCGGTGCACTCATGTCATAGCCAAGTTGAATACCAATATCACCCGGCTGCAATGCAGGAAATTTTAATCGCTGATCAATGGCGATAAATATTTTCCAAAATAATTTTTTCATATTACAAGTAAGCCAAAATTAAATCAGCTTTTCGCGTAAAGCAGCCATTTTTAATGCAGTGATTGCAGACTCATCACCTTTATTGCCATATTTTCCACCGGAGCGATCAATTGCCTGTTGCATATTTTCTGTAGTAAGTACACCAAATACAACCGGTGTTGAATAATCCATACCTAATTGCATAATACCATGTGCAACAGCAGAAGCAATATGCATATCGTGTGTAGTTTCACCTTTAATAATGCAGCCTAAACAAATTACGGCATCTAATTCCTGCGATTCAAGCAGTAGTTGTGCTGCCTGAGGTAATTCATAACTTCCCGGAACATAAACCGTAATAATATGCTCCGATTTTGTGTGATGTTTTAATAAGGTATTATAACATCCCTGATATAATTTTTCAGTAATATCAGTGTTCCATTCCGACACAACAATGCCGAGTCGGAATGAATCACCGTTTGGTACAGTTTCTTCCCTATACAATGAAAGATGCTGATGTTTTGAAGCCATTATTTCCCACCGAGTTTTGTTTCGGCGTAAGTGATATCGAGGTCAATATTTGAACCTTCCTGAGATAAAGGATACAATTGTTTTATTTTGCGATACATTTCTAATGCACCTTTAACATCGTTTTGTTCAGACATTAAATCGCCGGCATATTTATAATAAGTCGGACTTTGAATATTATTATCAGCAGATTCAGCAGCTTTTTTATACATGCCGATTGCTTTTTCATATTCTTTTTTATCAGCGTAAGCATGACCTAAAGAAACGTAAGTTAAACCTGCAAGTTCGTCAGTTGAAGGTTTGTATTTTTCGAGGTGTTTAATAGCATTATCCAAATCACCTTTTTTCATATAACAAATACCACAATAGTATTGCGCCATATTACCTGATGGCGTATTACCGTATTTTTCAGCAACAGCTAAAAAGCCTGATACTGCACCATCACCGTTTAAAGCTAAATCAAATGAATCTTTATTGAAATAAGCTTCTGCACCCCAGATACTGTCTTTTGCTGAAACAACACGTGGTTCTAAATACAATTGTTTATAAGCAAAATATCCGCCTATACCAACTACCAGTGCTGCTAAAACACCAAGAATCAGATTTCTGTTTTTAATAAA is a window of Bacteroidota bacterium DNA encoding:
- a CDS encoding MBL fold metallo-hydrolase, whose translation is MQLYSINAGLFKLDGGAMFGVVPKKIWNKLVPADENNLCTWAMRCLLVIAEGKVVLIDCGMGDKQDEKFFGHYEPHGDFSIAASLKQLGLVPADITDVFLTHLHFDHCGGAVTKTDKGKLIPTYENARYWTNERHWEWANNPNAREKASFLKENFIPLQQHGVLHFIEEHEDLFPGFSTIWTYGHTEAMMLPVIKYNGSKVVYCADLLPSAAHIPLPYVMGYDVRPLITIKEKEAFLKEACEKKHFLFFEHDSLNECCSLEKTDKGIRPKNYYALSELPVGSLF
- a CDS encoding FkbM family methyltransferase translates to MKKLFWKIFIAIDQRLKFPALQPGDIGIQLGYDMSAPVTSDLFLMANRVGKNGMVYGVDPDPNNKIIAAEIISKKNIPVTLIDKAVFSEPGTMTLLLGKKASWNQLRNIPVDTSVKYNGVELQVEMDTLDHIVAENNIPIQQIGHINVTINGAEYSALKGMHHILSTAENIALTVTTGRYDESRFINGEPDFKVTKQLLLSYGFKVRFRRIHKLIWWGFFVNTLIKRRWIYGKNNYGVIMAVKGNKRMPWYQSFS
- a CDS encoding 6,7-dimethyl-8-ribityllumazine synthase codes for the protein MASKHQHLSLYREETVPNGDSFRLGIVVSEWNTDITEKLYQGCYNTLLKHHTKSEHIITVYVPGSYELPQAAQLLLESQELDAVICLGCIIKGETTHDMHIASAVAHGIMQLGMDYSTPVVFGVLTTENMQQAIDRSGGKYGNKGDESAITALKMAALREKLI
- a CDS encoding tetratricopeptide repeat protein; this translates as MSEEKKQIVDAAETDQGSYKNFEDFFIKNRNLILGVLAALVVGIGGYFAYKQLYLEPRVVSAKDSIWGAEAYFNKDSFDLALNGDGAVSGFLAVAEKYGNTPSGNMAQYYCGICYMKKGDLDNAIKHLEKYKPSTDELAGLTYVSLGHAYADKKEYEKAIGMYKKAAESADNNIQSPTYYKYAGDLMSEQNDVKGALEMYRKIKQLYPLSQEGSNIDLDITYAETKLGGK